A stretch of Gymnodinialimonas phycosphaerae DNA encodes these proteins:
- a CDS encoding protein-L-isoaspartate O-methyltransferase family protein, translating to MADFTQRRVTMVDTQVRPSDVTHFPVLEAMLNVPREVYAPDAARATAYADGPMDLGGGRQLLDPRATAKLLQALSPTPGDLVLELGAATGYTTALLAHMAEAVVAIEEDEDLARDAEAALSEQGVDNAALIQGALTEGSVKHGPFDAIAIPGGVEEIPAAILDQLKEGGRIAAIFMDGPFGEARVGVKSGGRVSWRMAFNATAPVLPGFARAASFAF from the coding sequence ATGGCCGACTTTACCCAACGCCGCGTCACAATGGTCGACACGCAGGTGCGTCCATCCGACGTCACGCATTTCCCTGTCCTTGAAGCGATGCTGAATGTCCCGAGGGAGGTCTACGCCCCTGATGCCGCCCGTGCCACCGCCTATGCGGATGGCCCCATGGATCTGGGGGGCGGGCGCCAGTTGCTTGATCCTCGGGCAACGGCCAAGCTTTTGCAGGCGCTCTCGCCGACGCCCGGTGATCTGGTGCTCGAACTGGGGGCCGCCACCGGCTATACCACCGCGTTGCTGGCCCACATGGCCGAGGCCGTCGTGGCGATCGAGGAAGACGAAGACCTGGCCCGCGACGCCGAAGCCGCGCTGAGCGAGCAGGGCGTGGACAACGCGGCCCTTATCCAAGGCGCCTTGACCGAGGGCAGTGTCAAGCACGGGCCCTTCGACGCGATTGCAATACCAGGCGGCGTCGAGGAAATTCCCGCCGCGATCCTTGATCAACTCAAAGAGGGAGGGCGCATCGCCGCGATCTTCATGGATGGACCTTTTGGTGAGGCCCGAGTAGGTGTAAAGTCCGGTGGACGCGTGTCGTGGCGGATGGCGTTCAATGCGACAGCTCCGGTCTTGCCGGGCTTCGCGCGCGCCGCAAGTTTCGCATTTTGA
- a CDS encoding tyrosine-type recombinase/integrase, with protein MSYGTTTINVHKKLKLDKRANSENWYARLTLDNGKRIVKSTKTDDLEEARERALELYYDTQARIKNNLPAQTRKFKHVAEYAIKRMQDALESGTGKQAYKDYISALRLWLIPFFGDTDVDKIDYKGLVEFDAWRTQQNKKPFSQSGINNHNAALNRVLDEAELQSWLVKSMRPTLLNKGVKSESRGSFTDAEYKKIYTALRTWHKKTKNTKAAATREVLRNYVLFLANTGVRHGTEALGLRWRNVEWQDKGDERYLVVNVDGKTRKRSAVARDTVEGYLDRQRKLNPKLQDGTFDELIAARSDEFVFTTRLGDVANIASLNRAFNALLDVMDLKTGADGKERTLYSLRHYYATRDLKRGITTHALSKQLGNSTAMIDKHYSKYTPLLNAELHSGRNMRADKAKGAVAGAQSVVDAAFAMHADGLLEDEALLAALGVGRDGYVVTEEIAMKALDAKRAEKINASTLMLILNG; from the coding sequence ATGAGCTACGGCACAACGACGATAAATGTGCACAAGAAATTGAAGCTGGATAAGCGTGCGAATAGCGAAAACTGGTATGCGCGGCTGACGTTGGATAACGGCAAGCGCATCGTGAAAAGCACAAAGACGGACGACTTGGAAGAAGCGCGAGAGCGTGCGCTTGAGCTGTACTACGACACGCAAGCGCGCATCAAAAACAACCTCCCCGCCCAAACCCGCAAGTTCAAGCACGTCGCAGAATACGCGATCAAGCGGATGCAGGACGCTTTGGAGAGCGGCACAGGTAAGCAGGCGTACAAGGACTACATCTCAGCGCTGCGTCTCTGGCTGATACCGTTTTTTGGTGACACGGACGTAGACAAGATTGACTACAAGGGCTTGGTCGAATTTGACGCTTGGCGCACGCAGCAGAACAAAAAGCCATTTTCACAAAGCGGCATCAACAACCACAATGCTGCGCTGAACAGGGTGCTAGATGAAGCAGAGCTGCAAAGCTGGCTCGTAAAATCAATGCGCCCCACCCTGCTAAACAAGGGCGTCAAAAGCGAAAGCAGGGGCAGCTTTACGGATGCAGAATACAAGAAAATCTACACTGCGCTGCGTACTTGGCACAAAAAGACGAAGAACACGAAGGCGGCGGCGACACGGGAAGTGCTGCGGAATTATGTGCTGTTTTTGGCGAACACTGGCGTGCGGCACGGCACGGAAGCGCTTGGGCTGCGATGGCGCAACGTTGAGTGGCAGGACAAAGGCGACGAACGCTACTTGGTGGTGAACGTGGACGGGAAAACACGTAAACGCAGCGCTGTGGCGCGGGACACTGTTGAAGGCTACTTAGACAGACAGCGCAAGTTGAACCCAAAGCTACAAGACGGGACATTTGACGAGTTGATCGCAGCACGCAGCGACGAGTTTGTGTTTACGACGCGGCTTGGCGACGTTGCCAACATTGCAAGCCTAAACCGCGCATTTAATGCACTGCTGGACGTGATGGATTTGAAAACGGGCGCAGACGGCAAAGAGCGCACATTGTACAGTTTGCGGCACTATTACGCGACGCGGGATTTGAAGCGCGGGATCACAACGCACGCGCTCAGCAAGCAACTGGGCAACAGCACAGCGATGATCGACAAGCACTACAGCAAATATACCCCGCTGCTAAACGCCGAACTGCACAGCGGGCGGAACATGCGCGCAGACAAAGCTAAGGGCGCTGTAGCGGGCGCACAAAGCGTCGTTGACGCCGCTTTTGCGATGCACGCGGACGGGCTGCTTGAAGACGAGGCGCTTTTGGCGGCACTTGGCGTTGGGCGCGACGGTTATGTTGTGACGGAAGAGATTGCGATGAAAGCGCTGGATGCAAAGCGCGCTGAAAAGATAAACGCTAGTACGCTAATGCTGATTTTGAACGGGTAG
- a CDS encoding DUF6626 family protein: protein MTLLEQVYERLVEHDLVQNGEEFSTNWCGKSKSWFGERKHSGRDFSVTAAIDCMRSVQLKIATLRLSNRRMGGLLEAEIRGLDEVNTALKAFLAEQHRITEVALDAEPQRKML, encoded by the coding sequence ATGACACTATTGGAACAAGTATACGAACGACTGGTTGAGCATGATCTCGTGCAGAATGGTGAAGAGTTCAGCACGAACTGGTGCGGCAAAAGCAAAAGCTGGTTTGGCGAGCGCAAGCACAGCGGGCGCGATTTCAGCGTCACCGCCGCAATCGACTGTATGCGTAGCGTCCAGTTGAAGATTGCAACGCTGAGATTGAGCAACAGGCGCATGGGCGGACTGCTGGAAGCCGAGATACGCGGGCTGGACGAAGTGAACACTGCGCTCAAAGCTTTTCTGGCTGAGCAGCATCGCATCACCGAAGTTGCGCTGGATGCAGAGCCACAGCGCAAAATGTTATAG
- a CDS encoding tyrosine-type recombinase/integrase, which produces MKQAKLLTDAERKRVSAVINAHRYPIRNHAIFALSFFAGLRACEIAGLRVGDVFEDSGKVRDTIYLAATQTKGDDSATVLISKRLAKALAAYAAQHPRHIAKQDASLFFSAKGGGFSAQTIVNLYARFYKLAGVKGASSHSGRRQFLTELADKGINARVIQALARHKHLNTTMRYIELNENKMRNAIELI; this is translated from the coding sequence ATGAAACAAGCGAAGCTCTTAACCGACGCAGAACGCAAGCGCGTGTCCGCGGTTATCAACGCCCATCGTTATCCCATCCGCAACCACGCTATCTTCGCGCTCAGCTTCTTTGCGGGGCTGCGCGCGTGCGAGATTGCTGGCTTGCGTGTTGGTGACGTATTTGAAGACAGCGGCAAAGTGCGCGACACGATTTACTTGGCAGCAACACAGACAAAGGGCGATGACAGCGCGACAGTGCTTATAAGCAAGCGCTTAGCGAAGGCGCTGGCAGCATATGCCGCGCAGCACCCACGCCATATTGCCAAGCAAGATGCATCGCTTTTCTTTAGTGCAAAGGGCGGTGGGTTCAGCGCGCAAACAATCGTCAATCTGTATGCCCGCTTTTACAAACTGGCAGGCGTCAAAGGCGCAAGCTCGCACAGCGGGCGTCGGCAGTTTTTGACCGAACTTGCGGACAAGGGCATCAACGCCCGCGTCATCCAAGCGCTTGCACGGCACAAGCACCTGAACACAACGATGCGATATATTGAACTCAACGAGAACAAGATGCGGAATGCGATTGAGCTGATCTAA
- a CDS encoding helix-turn-helix domain-containing protein, with protein MDLKQEIGSRVKAARKMRGMTQAALAEAIDMSFETVSNLERGKTAPNFNTLSDIAAALDVELKFFFDYEPNNTSKLRSRLISELSATTLEVDDDKLALIADLAKVVARR; from the coding sequence ATGGATTTGAAGCAGGAAATTGGATCGCGTGTAAAAGCAGCGCGGAAGATGCGTGGCATGACACAAGCTGCGCTGGCTGAAGCAATCGACATGAGCTTTGAAACAGTGTCGAACTTGGAGCGCGGCAAAACAGCCCCGAACTTCAACACGCTTAGCGACATTGCCGCCGCGCTCGATGTCGAACTCAAGTTCTTTTTCGACTACGAACCCAACAACACGTCAAAGCTGCGCAGTCGCCTTATCAGCGAGCTAAGCGCGACGACCTTGGAGGTTGATGACGACAAGCTGGCGCTAATCGCGGACTTGGCTAAGGTTGTGGCGCGGCGCTGA
- a CDS encoding HNH endonuclease family protein codes for MKTDLRKYSVEEVVTGFVYNEFEGKGLYGLSGSLVIQPEYQRNYIYGDGKKDVAVIESVLKGYPLGLIYFNDGANSLEVLDGQQRITSLGRFVTGKFAIRLDGKEQTFSSLSSEDQAKILQSELLVYVCKGTETEIKEWFQTINIAGMPLNKHELLNAIYSGPFVTAAKATYSNSGNALQQKWAAYVKGDPKRQEVLGVALDWVATSKGISVERYLADNRHNSSTTEIEAYFTSVIDWIGSVFSGSPEKEMRGLEWGKMYEQYKHTAYDVSKVSARLIELRDDPAVHNARGIYEFLLGGEMQTELLSVRLFDEKTKRQAYQQQTIDAKNKGKSNCPLCAVGHSANATRIWAKSEMDADHVSAWSKGGSTDLSNCEMLCVTHNRAKGNR; via the coding sequence ATGAAGACGGATCTGCGAAAGTACAGCGTGGAAGAGGTGGTAACGGGTTTCGTCTACAATGAGTTCGAGGGTAAAGGGCTGTATGGGCTTTCGGGATCACTTGTAATCCAACCAGAGTATCAACGAAACTACATCTATGGTGACGGTAAGAAAGATGTAGCTGTCATAGAGTCCGTCCTAAAGGGTTACCCACTCGGATTGATCTATTTCAATGATGGCGCGAATAGTCTGGAAGTCCTTGATGGACAGCAACGTATCACTAGCTTGGGTCGCTTTGTAACGGGTAAGTTTGCGATCAGGCTCGACGGGAAAGAGCAAACCTTTTCGTCTCTATCGTCCGAAGATCAAGCAAAAATTCTCCAAAGCGAGCTACTCGTATATGTTTGCAAAGGTACGGAAACAGAGATCAAAGAGTGGTTTCAGACCATCAACATTGCTGGGATGCCGCTCAACAAGCACGAGCTTTTGAATGCAATCTATTCTGGACCCTTTGTAACCGCGGCTAAGGCTACATATTCAAACTCAGGCAACGCACTTCAGCAAAAGTGGGCAGCTTACGTCAAAGGCGACCCAAAACGTCAAGAAGTCCTAGGTGTTGCGCTTGATTGGGTTGCGACATCAAAGGGAATTTCAGTTGAGAGATACTTGGCAGATAACCGGCATAATAGTAGCACAACAGAAATAGAGGCTTATTTCACCTCAGTAATTGACTGGATTGGCAGCGTTTTCTCAGGTTCGCCAGAAAAGGAAATGCGCGGTTTGGAATGGGGCAAAATGTATGAGCAGTACAAACATACTGCCTATGATGTAAGTAAAGTGTCAGCACGCCTAATAGAGCTTCGAGACGATCCCGCTGTTCATAACGCTCGAGGCATTTATGAGTTTCTGCTAGGAGGGGAAATGCAGACAGAACTATTAAGTGTTAGGTTGTTTGACGAAAAAACAAAACGTCAAGCCTATCAGCAGCAGACAATTGATGCGAAAAATAAAGGTAAATCGAATTGCCCTCTCTGTGCCGTAGGACACAGCGCAAACGCTACTCGGATTTGGGCGAAGTCAGAAATGGATGCAGATCATGTTTCTGCGTGGTCAAAGGGTGGATCAACGGACTTATCGAATTGCGAGATGTTATGCGTGACCCATAACAGAGCAAAAGGGAATCGATAG
- a CDS encoding adenine-specific methyltransferase EcoRI family protein: protein MTKKAHLTSAKKTKNDEFYTQWADIEREINAYLEYDPDVFRGKTVFLPCDDPEWSNFTKYFALHFQDFGLKKLISTSYAPNSNASISGYQPTLFEKENPAYDAKQSLERGRAFVLEDIDVNRDGKINIDDLQWYYLEGDGDFRSDEVKKIRDQSDIVITNPPFSLFREFVSWLVEGSKKFSIIGSNNAVTYKEIFPLIQGNTLWKGATANNTDMVFGVPKGAEIKDSDREKAQRLGYPPTDDFDFTRMGNSCWFTNIEHGRRHEPLKFMTMSDNLIFSRHKIVREQGYREYDNYDAIEVPFMDAVPSDYKGVMGVPITFLDKYNPSQFEIVGIAKAPLGKPSKIYGVQEQISAAGVRSSVTKLNDGPVIKVDEPPGGKTYYEVDGEFYVQLYARILIHWKDEA from the coding sequence ATGACTAAGAAAGCCCATCTCACGTCAGCAAAAAAAACGAAGAACGACGAGTTCTACACGCAATGGGCGGACATTGAGCGTGAAATAAATGCGTATCTCGAATATGACCCTGATGTTTTTCGCGGAAAAACTGTTTTTTTGCCGTGCGATGATCCAGAGTGGAGTAACTTCACAAAATACTTCGCGCTACATTTTCAGGATTTTGGGCTAAAAAAGCTGATTTCTACAAGTTATGCACCAAACAGCAATGCCAGCATTTCAGGCTATCAGCCAACCTTGTTCGAAAAAGAAAATCCGGCGTATGATGCCAAGCAATCACTAGAGCGCGGACGTGCGTTCGTACTGGAAGACATCGATGTCAACAGGGATGGAAAAATTAACATCGACGATCTTCAATGGTATTATCTTGAAGGTGATGGCGATTTTCGAAGCGACGAAGTGAAGAAAATCCGTGATCAATCGGATATTGTTATCACTAACCCACCGTTTAGCCTATTTCGAGAGTTTGTGAGCTGGTTGGTGGAGGGCAGCAAGAAGTTTTCGATAATTGGAAGCAATAACGCGGTCACATACAAAGAGATTTTTCCCTTAATTCAAGGCAACACTCTTTGGAAGGGAGCTACTGCTAACAACACAGACATGGTGTTTGGTGTTCCGAAAGGGGCAGAAATTAAGGACTCAGACCGCGAAAAGGCGCAACGCTTGGGTTATCCCCCGACGGATGATTTTGATTTCACTCGCATGGGCAATTCGTGCTGGTTCACAAATATCGAGCATGGTCGACGGCACGAACCGCTCAAGTTCATGACGATGTCAGATAATTTGATATTTAGCCGACACAAAATCGTGCGTGAGCAAGGTTACCGCGAGTACGACAACTATGACGCTATCGAAGTGCCTTTCATGGATGCAGTGCCGAGCGACTACAAAGGGGTCATGGGAGTTCCGATCACATTTCTGGACAAGTATAACCCCAGTCAGTTTGAGATTGTTGGTATTGCAAAGGCGCCGTTGGGAAAACCAAGTAAGATCTATGGCGTACAGGAACAGATCAGTGCGGCTGGTGTGCGGAGCTCGGTGACAAAACTCAATGATGGTCCGGTGATCAAGGTTGACGAGCCACCGGGAGGAAAAACTTACTATGAAGTGGATGGAGAATTCTATGTGCAGCTATATGCGCGCATCTTGATCCATTGGAAGGATGAAGCATGA
- the xylB gene encoding xylulokinase, which yields MAHLGIDLGTSAVKLCVTDADGAVIATAEAPLTAQHPFPGASEQDPKAWITALTAAMATLPPERRAEVDVVGLSGQMHGAVLLDTSLAPVHPAILWNDGRAVAECADMAAAVPEIGHITGVPPMPGFTAPKLLWLSRHAPDVHARIAHILLPKDYLGLYLHGRLVTDPSDAAGTSWFDQHSGRWSPALCDASATDIAWLPQVLSGETIAGHLGAGAAQTLGLRKGIPVATGAGDGAAGAVGIGAIAPGDGFISLGTSGQLFVTTATCLPNPESRLHAYAHTLPNLWFQMAAMLNGARPMAWLATLLDRPITELLAEAEAAQPGPLFLPYLSGERTPHGDNDIRAGFWGLSETTTHGSLMRAVVEAIAFTFADAQAAMAAGGTRPKRLLAIGGGTRSDFLLQMIADVMQVPLGRSDAAEVGPALGAARLGQIALGAGAQDVARKPEVQRWFTPDPARAEALAPRLAGYRALYPALRTVNDVMNA from the coding sequence GTGGCACATCTTGGAATCGACCTTGGAACATCCGCTGTAAAGCTTTGCGTCACGGATGCGGACGGCGCTGTTATCGCCACCGCCGAGGCGCCCTTGACCGCGCAGCACCCGTTCCCCGGCGCCAGCGAGCAAGACCCCAAGGCCTGGATCACCGCGCTGACTGCTGCGATGGCGACCTTGCCGCCCGAGCGGCGCGCAGAGGTGGACGTCGTCGGCCTGTCGGGGCAGATGCACGGGGCCGTACTTCTGGACACAAGCCTCGCGCCGGTGCACCCCGCGATTCTGTGGAACGACGGCCGCGCCGTGGCAGAGTGCGCGGACATGGCGGCGGCGGTGCCCGAGATCGGGCATATTACAGGCGTGCCCCCAATGCCCGGCTTCACCGCGCCGAAACTGCTGTGGCTGTCGCGACATGCGCCCGATGTCCACGCCCGTATCGCCCATATCCTTTTGCCGAAGGATTACCTTGGTCTGTATCTTCACGGGCGCTTGGTGACGGACCCCTCCGACGCGGCGGGCACTTCGTGGTTTGATCAACATTCCGGGCGCTGGTCGCCCGCGCTTTGCGACGCGTCGGCCACCGACATCGCCTGGCTGCCCCAGGTCCTATCCGGCGAGACGATTGCCGGGCACCTGGGCGCAGGCGCCGCCCAGACCCTGGGCCTTCGCAAGGGCATTCCCGTGGCCACCGGCGCGGGCGATGGCGCGGCGGGGGCCGTGGGCATCGGGGCGATTGCGCCGGGGGATGGGTTCATCTCGTTGGGGACTTCCGGCCAGTTGTTCGTCACGACGGCCACCTGCCTGCCCAACCCCGAAAGCCGCCTGCACGCCTATGCGCATACGCTGCCGAACCTCTGGTTCCAGATGGCCGCGATGCTGAACGGCGCGCGGCCCATGGCGTGGCTGGCGACGCTTCTGGACCGCCCCATCACCGAGCTTTTGGCCGAGGCCGAGGCGGCGCAGCCCGGCCCCTTGTTCCTCCCCTACCTTAGCGGAGAACGCACGCCCCACGGCGACAACGACATTCGCGCCGGTTTCTGGGGCCTGTCCGAGACGACGACCCACGGCAGCCTGATGCGCGCCGTGGTGGAGGCCATCGCCTTCACCTTCGCCGATGCCCAAGCCGCCATGGCAGCGGGCGGCACGCGGCCAAAGCGTTTGCTTGCCATCGGCGGCGGCACGCGGTCGGACTTCCTGTTGCAGATGATCGCGGACGTCATGCAGGTGCCCCTTGGCCGCAGCGACGCGGCCGAGGTCGGCCCCGCCCTTGGCGCCGCGCGCCTCGGTCAGATCGCCCTTGGCGCCGGGGCGCAGGACGTGGCGCGCAAGCCCGAGGTTCAGCGCTGGTTCACGCCGGACCCCGCAAGGGCCGAAGCCCTCGCGCCCCGATTGGCAGGGTACCGCGCGCTGTATCCGGCATTGCGCACGGTCAATGACGTCATGAACGCCTAG
- the hppD gene encoding 4-hydroxyphenylpyruvate dioxygenase produces the protein MGPFPHDAPKAVIDASNVAGTDGFEFVEFAHPDPAQLETLFQAMGYTEVARHKSRDISLYRQGDINYIVNRERDSHAGRFVDAHGPCAPAMAWRCVNAAHALKCAVAYGAEEYTGTDKTLDVPAVVGIGGSLLYFIDTYGEDSPYAAEFDWLGEVDPKPEGAGFYYLDHLTHNVARGNMSTWYDFYASAFNFKEIRFFDIEGKQTGLFSRALTSPCGKIRIPINESKDDTSQIEEYLNEYKGEGIQHIAVATNNIYNSVDQIAANGIEFMPPPPDTYYDMSHDRVTGHEEPIERMKSHGILIDGEGVVDGGMTRVLLQIFSKTVIGPIFFEFIQRKGDDGFGEGNFKALFESIEEDQIQRGVI, from the coding sequence ATGGGACCATTCCCGCATGACGCCCCGAAAGCTGTAATCGATGCCTCCAACGTGGCAGGCACCGATGGTTTTGAATTCGTGGAATTCGCCCACCCCGACCCGGCACAGCTTGAAACGCTTTTTCAAGCGATGGGCTACACCGAGGTCGCGCGCCACAAGAGTCGCGATATCTCGCTCTACCGCCAGGGCGACATCAACTACATCGTCAACCGGGAGCGGGATAGCCACGCGGGCCGTTTCGTGGACGCCCATGGCCCCTGCGCGCCTGCCATGGCGTGGCGGTGTGTCAATGCCGCCCACGCGTTGAAATGCGCGGTGGCTTACGGGGCCGAGGAATATACCGGCACCGACAAGACGCTGGATGTGCCTGCCGTCGTGGGGATTGGCGGCTCGCTTTTGTACTTCATCGACACCTACGGCGAGGACAGCCCCTACGCGGCCGAATTCGATTGGTTGGGGGAGGTGGACCCAAAGCCCGAAGGCGCGGGGTTCTATTACCTCGATCACCTGACCCACAACGTGGCGCGCGGGAACATGTCAACCTGGTATGATTTCTACGCATCGGCGTTCAACTTCAAGGAAATCCGCTTCTTCGATATTGAAGGCAAGCAGACGGGCCTGTTTTCCCGCGCGCTGACCAGCCCCTGCGGCAAGATCCGTATCCCGATCAACGAAAGCAAGGACGACACGTCTCAGATCGAGGAATATCTGAACGAATACAAAGGCGAGGGCATCCAGCATATCGCGGTGGCCACCAACAACATCTACAACAGCGTCGACCAGATCGCCGCCAATGGCATCGAATTCATGCCGCCCCCGCCCGACACCTATTACGACATGTCCCATGACCGCGTGACGGGCCACGAGGAACCGATCGAGCGCATGAAAAGCCACGGCATCCTGATCGATGGCGAAGGGGTCGTGGATGGCGGCATGACGCGGGTGCTGTTGCAGATCTTCTCCAAGACCGTGATCGGGCCGATCTTTTTCGAGTTCATCCAGCGCAAAGGCGATGACGGCTTCGGAGAGGGCAACTTCAAGGCACTGTTCGAGTCCATCGAAGAGGATCAGATCCAGCGCGGCGTGATCTAG
- a CDS encoding SDR family oxidoreductase, whose amino-acid sequence MSKVLFITGASSGIGAATARAAVDAGHKVALVARSEDKLNDLVTELGEDHAIALPCDVTDVSAQTTAFEAAATRFGQIDAVFANAGLGATGKGTEGGDIDNFRTMIDVNIFALTVTCKLAIAHLKQSKGHLLLTGSRAAHATLPGSVYGATKWFVRGYAENLHAELAEQGVRVTNINPGMVDTPFFDEGKPDALRPEDVAGAVMYALGQPDRVVIPSLQIYPMR is encoded by the coding sequence ATGTCCAAAGTCCTTTTCATCACCGGCGCGTCCTCTGGCATCGGGGCGGCCACGGCGCGCGCCGCCGTTGACGCCGGCCACAAGGTCGCCTTGGTGGCCCGCTCGGAAGACAAGCTGAACGATCTGGTCACCGAATTGGGCGAGGATCACGCCATCGCCCTGCCCTGCGACGTCACCGACGTGTCCGCCCAGACCACGGCGTTCGAGGCCGCCGCCACACGCTTCGGCCAGATCGATGCCGTCTTCGCCAACGCGGGCCTCGGGGCCACGGGCAAGGGCACGGAAGGCGGCGACATCGACAACTTCCGCACCATGATCGACGTCAATATCTTTGCGCTTACCGTCACCTGCAAGCTGGCGATCGCGCACCTCAAGCAAAGCAAGGGCCACCTGCTTCTGACCGGATCGCGCGCGGCCCATGCGACGCTGCCGGGCTCTGTCTATGGGGCGACGAAATGGTTCGTGCGTGGCTACGCCGAGAACCTCCACGCGGAACTGGCCGAGCAGGGCGTGCGCGTGACCAACATCAACCCCGGCATGGTCGACACGCCGTTCTTCGACGAAGGCAAGCCCGACGCCCTGCGGCCCGAGGACGTGGCGGGCGCCGTCATGTATGCGTTGGGTCAGCCCGACCGCGTCGTCATTCCCTCGCTCCAGATCTACCCGATGCGGTAG
- the bhcR gene encoding HTH-type transcriptional regulator BhcR, whose protein sequence is MADPATPSPRRARGRPRDWDDKTAQNTIKSLDRAMEVLEHLSDTPGVTLSGLAEDLSQSPATVYRILVTLEGRGLVEFDPAAQLWHIGARAFIIGARYLRRTTLVDRARPLMRRLMEVTGETANLGIARDAHVLFVSQVETHATIRAFFPPGTLSPMHASGIGKALLAQMSDDRLSRLIATAPLDQFTARTLTEPATLRADLEATRDRGYAIDDEEKNEGMRCIAAPVFDLSGEAVAGISVSGPVSRVSVTQTARLAEAVMAAADDLSAAMGGARRQG, encoded by the coding sequence ATGGCAGACCCCGCAACCCCCTCGCCCCGTCGCGCCCGTGGACGCCCCCGGGACTGGGATGACAAGACCGCGCAGAACACGATCAAGTCACTGGATCGCGCGATGGAGGTGCTGGAGCACCTGAGCGACACGCCCGGCGTGACGCTTTCGGGTCTTGCCGAAGATCTCAGCCAATCGCCCGCCACGGTGTACCGCATTCTGGTGACGCTGGAGGGGCGGGGGCTGGTGGAATTCGACCCCGCCGCACAGCTTTGGCACATCGGCGCGCGGGCCTTTATCATCGGCGCGCGCTACCTGCGGCGCACGACACTGGTGGACCGTGCACGCCCCCTGATGCGGCGGTTGATGGAGGTAACGGGGGAAACGGCGAACCTTGGCATTGCCCGCGATGCCCATGTGCTGTTCGTCAGTCAGGTTGAAACCCATGCCACCATTCGCGCGTTCTTTCCGCCCGGCACCCTGTCGCCCATGCACGCCAGCGGCATCGGCAAGGCCCTTCTGGCGCAGATGAGTGATGACCGCCTTTCGCGCCTGATCGCCACGGCCCCGCTGGACCAGTTCACCGCCCGCACCCTGACCGAGCCCGCCACCCTGCGGGCCGATCTGGAAGCCACGCGCGACCGCGGTTATGCCATTGACGATGAAGAAAAGAACGAAGGCATGCGCTGCATCGCAGCCCCGGTTTTCGACCTGAGCGGGGAGGCCGTGGCAGGCATCAGTGTCTCGGGGCCGGTCAGCCGGGTCAGCGTCACGCAAACGGCGAGATTGGCCGAGGCGGTAATGGCGGCCGCCGATGATCTGTCGGCCGCCATGGGGGGGGCGCGTCGGCAGGGCTAG